The DNA sequence TTGATTTATTACATGGATTAAAACCTCCAACTGCAATTGCATCTCTTAGAAGTCGATATTCTTGTTTTCACCTGCTAATGATACATGCAATGAAGGTCAGAATTCTCAGTTATGAGTTATGATAATGTTTCATTcttatctaaaatttatttgatctgCACATCTTAGATATGTAGGACATGGTTCTATAAATTTTTTGGCGACTATGTTGCAGAAATCTATTTTAGCATCCAACTCCTTAATTGTTTAGTCCATGTGTCATTTTCAATTGATGCTGTATTTAAACTCACCAAAACGGGATAGCTAGCCTGATTTGTCTATTTTGGTTCTAATTCATTATAGCTTCACAATCAAGATTTAACTTGATGTCTTGATCATTGTACTAATGTACatctacattttttatattttttattaaagtaattttaaatgccaattaatttttttgagtgccataaactttttaaataaaattaaccgGCAACCAACTTGCAGCATTGAAATTGCTGTGCTGGTTTCCAGAAACACTTGTACGCCATAGGTTTTCAGAATTTAAGTTGTTACAAACATTCTTACTATAAGTTTGTATGATTAtgtttctaaataaatttttgtttctatttcttttcctttgatTGTTGAAATTACAGTGAGGCTGGTTTAGCAAATGTACATTGGCACTTTTGTTAGATATATGCATGGTTTTTTCCTTTTAGTATTCTGTGAAGAGCCTGTCAAAAGTTCTAGCATATTAGACATGTTTTCTTGCTGGGTTTTGTATTTCTTGCTCTTTGGTCTTTGAAGGAGGATGGGAAGGGGCATATTATTTATATCCAGTCGTAATATTGTACATTATTGAGtggtcattttcttttttatatatatgcgTGTGTATTCTGCAGGCTAATTTAGAAGAAGAGGAGAACTCGAAGGTTTTTCTTATTCTCAATGAAATTATTCTCACATTAAAGGATGTAAGTATATGCAATACTTGCCATACTTATTCTTGAAGATCTTTGGCTTAGATTTAGTACTGATTTATGTTCAATGGTTCTGTTTAGGGCAAGGATGAAACCAGGAAAGAAGCATATGATTTGCTCTTAAATATAAGTTCTACCCTGAGAGACTCATTATATGTTGGTTCTATTGAACCATATCACAAACTAGTTAGCATGGTAAGTCCATGCatgatttcaattttgttttactcAGAGGATCACTAAGTAGGCTGCTCCTAAATATGCTTGTGGGATATCATATCACTGTATTAAGTATTGAACTTCCTACGTTTATCatacatattttatgttttttctataAGCCAAGAATCATGCATCCAATGCTGTGTCCAGTGTGAGATAGAAACATGTCAGTGACTTATACTcttatatatatactcaatatACAGATAATGGGATATCTTTCTGGATCATCTCCCCATATAAAAAGTGGAGCAGTGTCTGCACTTTCTGTATTGGTATACCAGGATACAAGTCTTTTAATATCTGTTTCTGGCCTTGTCCCCTCTCTCTTATCTCTGCTGCAAACCAAAGATGTGGAAATCATAAAAGTGAGTGTTATACTTTTTTACGATCGTATTTTGAGTTTGAAAATCTTGCTGTTATTGTTGTTTAATTTTACATCTGTAATAGGCTGTCTTGGGCTTTGTTAAAGTGATGGTATCTACCTTACAAGCAAGGGAGCTGCAGAATATTCTGTCAGATGTTATTACTGAAATCCTTCCCTGGTCGTCTGTCTCAAGACATCATTTTAGATCAAAGGTATGAACAATATCTAATGTTTAGCTCTGGTCTAAAACATGCTGGTGTGTGCTAAATTAGATGTGTATACTTTACAGATCCGTAGGaataatgtgtttttattttctgcAGGTCACtgttatatttgaaatattattacgGAAGTGTGGTTCTGCCGCTGTCAAACTGGTTACCCCGGAGAAATACAAGTTTTTTCTCAAGAATGTTCTAGAGGTACTGTTTTTAGTATTGATTAAAAGATTATGATTGTATTGGTACTTCTGTAGCTATATGTTACATACAGCATTGTATGCAAATCCATGAAGGTCAGCAAATAGTAGCTTAAAAATTCATTTCAAGATTTGGCTTTTGAATAATTAGGCTTGTgctttaaaggataaaaatgcAAGCAAATTTCAGTTCTTATTTAGCAAAGATTATACCTGCTCTCCTTTTGGTTCTTATTTTTCCCTACTGTTTTGTGGGATACATCAACTCTTATTAGAGTGATTTTTGTTAAATTGGTGGATTAATCGttaaatttctttgtttttaaattaaattagttcgagaaattgttaaattaaaatatgtacgAAGAATAGAAACAAAGAGATTAAATCTCTGCTCATTATGAAAGCTAAAAGCACGTTTAAGGTTCTTCATTGCCGttagttttattttcatctattttcttTGTCATCTGGGACATTGTATTTATGCCTTAGATTTTTGTTATTGATATTTGTATTGTCCTTCCATCAGAATTTTTAAAGTCAACATCAATTAGGTAAACTCCGTGGCTAAAAGAATATTCACAATAAAACTTTGATGAATCATTCGTTGGTTGGTGGGAAattcttttctcctttttcttgcTTTGGGTGGAtgaatcatttatttaaaacttgTAATATCTGTAGATGGTGTACTTCTTACTGATTGTACAGGTTTGATAAAAGTTTCTATTGTGGTGTCTATTGACTTGCAGAACCGGCATGGTAAATCAAGTGAAGCAGGCACTAAAGATTCAGAAAATATCCCTCAAGATTCTTCTACGAAGAGGTATATTTAGTTGCTTCTGAAAAAATGAGTTGAGTTTTTGTTTCTTCGAAGCTGATTTAGAGTCCTCTTTTTCTCACCCTCTTTAGGCCAGAGTGGAGGAAGCCTGTAAGAGCAGCTACCTCAGATAAAGATTCAATAAAGAACAACAAAAGAAAGAGAGACAACAAATTTGAGACAGCCAAGCCTTGGCATAAAGAACCATTTAAATCTACCAGTAATGATGGATTAAGTTTACCCAAGAGAAGTAGGCCAGAAGAAAGTAGAAAAGGCAAGAAAAGTGGGAACAAAAGTTTCATTGGTGGTGGTGGGAAGAGAAACGTGAAGATGTCCAgtactgaaaaaaataaagcagCTCCTAAGGTGCCTACACGACCTTCTAAGTCACACAAGCTAAAAGGAAAATTCCAAAGAAATTAATAGATGAGTCGTATATTGAAGCTGGTGAAACACTTCTTAGATGTCATATCTCCCTGATTGTGTAGGGTTGACAATGCGATTTTATACATGTAACTGCATATTGGGAGATGACAAGTGAATCATTAAATGCAGAATTTTTGAACAACCACTATAGAGAGGAACTTGTCACTTTCTTCGGATGACATGCTGGAATCTACTGGTTGAGAAAATGAAGTTCTGCTTGCTGCATGCATTTTGTTGCTGGAGAAGTTAAGTTATTGATGAGGGAAACTGCTGTGTTAAATGTATGGTCGTGGTTGATTATGTAAATGGCTACGTGTTTCCATCGGAAGGATTTTTCCCAAGGTGGTTTCTTACTAGATATTGTATGTCTTAACGAAGGATACCTTGACATATCTTTGCACTATTTTCCATATACTTGGAAAGTAGTCAATCAAACATAATGCAAGAGTCGTACTGAACACAGCACACATTCATTATCGgtaggaaaaatattttgacactACATGCACCAAtttacaactttttttaaaggagtattttggttattaaaaagttaacttttgtaTTTGTGAAGAAGAGGAATTGtagagtaaaataataattgtaaagtATGTGTAAAAATTTGTTAGATGTCAACAGTATCTTATATGACATGCTGGTGTTCTTGCTACACAACTTTATTGACAACTAAAGATCAAGATAAGCATTATTCATTAGAATACTtcctaaagaaaagaaaaaaaaaacagacagACAAACACTGATACCGAACCATAAAGAAGATAAAAGCATTGTACTGCACTAAAGTTCAAGATGAGAAACAGACACGGGGTGGAAAATTGGGTCATTATGCAATGCTTCTTCGAGTTGTGGCCACAAAATGGCAGACACAGTCCATGAACCATCACCCTTGGCACTTAACCTTTGGTTCATGTAACCAACTCCTACCCTAGGAATGCTAGTGTACACTGTCCCTAGCAAGGGGTTCCCAAATCCAAAGTCAACCTCAGTCACTGGAAACCTGTGTCCTGAGGACACCACTAGGGTTGGTACTTCTTCACCCAACACTGCCTTTGCTAGCATCAAACCAGGCCTATGGCACTCAATCCAATCAATCAAGTCCAAGAAATGAGCCTCATTGTTTACCTCTGAAATTGCCTCATGCACTGTGTTAGCAATGTCTGATATAGAACCTTCCTTCAATTCTTGAATACTTGCCTCCCCGAATGCCACAGACAGCACATTACCAATGTAATTTGACATCAAATTCTCACCTCTTCCCATCCTTTCTCTTCCATCCACCAACCAACCCATCTTGCACTTTTCATGAAGCCTTTGATCAATGCTACCAATCATTACCTTCCATACATAAGCAGAGAAAGCTTCAATCTTTGTTTTCTTGACTCCATTCCCAGAAGCAAGTTTCTGCAGCATGTTGATGCTTGATGCTTTGATATGATAAAGGCGTTTCAGTGAGATATGGTTCATTGGCATGTTCTGTATCTCTTCCATGGTGCACCTCATAAAATTTTGATCCAAGGATGGTT is a window from the Vigna unguiculata cultivar IT97K-499-35 chromosome 7, ASM411807v1, whole genome shotgun sequence genome containing:
- the LOC114190650 gene encoding shikimate O-hydroxycinnamoyltransferase, whose product is MSDFLKNIAAPENFLVKVSKKSVVKALNPPEEPFSITLSNLDLLSGRFPVTYLYFYRKPESDNFKAFVDALKSSLAQILDHYYPFAGQIVQNPKTSEPEIICDNNGALIIEAHTNTPLKSVDFYDLNGTLQDKVVSVEPDFPTQIQVTEYSCGGVSIAFTFDHALGDATSFGKFIASWCEMAQKKPLSCIPDHSRHLRARSSPKYQPSLDQNFMRCTMEEIQNMPMNHISLKRLYHIKASSINMLQKLASGNGVKKTKIEAFSAYVWKVMIGSIDQRLHEKCKMGWLVDGRERMGRGENLMSNYIGNVLSVAFGEASIQELKEGSISDIANTVHEAISEVNNEAHFLDLIDWIECHRPGLMLAKAVLGEEVPTLVVSSGHRFPVTEVDFGFGNPLLGTVYTSIPRVGVGYMNQRLSAKGDGSWTVSAILWPQLEEALHNDPIFHPVSVSHLEL